In a genomic window of Vicinamibacterales bacterium:
- a CDS encoding c-type cytochrome — translation MTVRALAAVVVLAAAVTGRAADARAQPPGLPEGAGAEVARASCLGCHQADVIAAQRLTQGGWDREVAKMERWGATVGTADRPALVAYLAGAFGPVPAVSHDPGVVAAGEKIFAAACRQCHEDEMSQAQRLTAAAWGREVDKMVRWGARVPADDKPALVAYLTSRWGRR, via the coding sequence GTGACCGTGCGGGCGCTCGCGGCCGTCGTGGTGCTCGCGGCGGCCGTGACGGGCCGCGCGGCCGACGCGCGTGCCCAGCCGCCGGGACTCCCCGAGGGCGCGGGCGCCGAGGTGGCCAGGGCGTCGTGCCTCGGATGCCACCAGGCCGACGTGATCGCGGCGCAGCGGCTCACCCAAGGCGGGTGGGACCGCGAGGTCGCCAAGATGGAGCGCTGGGGCGCGACGGTGGGCACCGCCGACAGGCCGGCCCTGGTCGCCTACCTCGCGGGGGCCTTCGGTCCCGTGCCCGCCGTGTCCCACGATCCGGGTGTCGTGGCGGCCGGCGAGAAGATCTTCGCCGCCGCCTGCCGGCAGTGTCACGAGGACGAGATGTCGCAGGCCCAGCGCCTGACCGCGGCGGCCTGGGGCCGCGAGGTGGACAAGATGGTGCGCTGGGGCGCCCGCGTCCCGGCCGACGACAAACCAGCGCTCGTCGCCTACCTGACGTCGCGGTGGGGCCGGCGCTGA
- a CDS encoding DUF2785 domain-containing protein, which yields MSTRRFWSVALAISLLLPGVPGVAAQSRTREQWVALAKGGFVVPAGETAAGLLVEMNALLASPDPVLRDEVAYSAAERWILRDKAVEPGDLRRLLALWTANLGDGLGTAGDDRVFRRSFSALCLSLMAARDVATPFLTADEAHGLTDRLFDYLTRERDLRGFDAAHGWMHAVAHTSDAFKFLARGRYWRRADLPRLLSLVSAKTAEAEGVFQWGEPQRMAFAIQAAVRREDADTAAVEQWIDGLQKDFDALWANGPVVVPRDFARVENRLQVLRGLHAALSMDASPTPQGEAVRQASIMALSRMR from the coding sequence ATGAGCACACGGCGCTTCTGGTCAGTCGCGCTCGCGATCAGCCTCCTGCTGCCGGGCGTCCCAGGCGTCGCGGCGCAGTCGCGGACGCGAGAGCAGTGGGTGGCGCTGGCGAAGGGCGGGTTCGTCGTGCCGGCCGGCGAGACCGCGGCCGGGCTCCTCGTCGAAATGAACGCGCTCCTGGCCTCGCCGGATCCAGTGCTGCGCGACGAGGTGGCGTACTCCGCCGCCGAGCGTTGGATTCTGCGGGACAAGGCCGTAGAGCCTGGCGACCTGCGGCGTCTGCTCGCGCTGTGGACGGCCAATCTCGGCGACGGCCTGGGCACGGCCGGCGACGACCGCGTCTTCAGGCGCTCGTTCTCGGCGCTGTGCCTGTCGCTGATGGCGGCCCGCGACGTCGCGACGCCGTTTCTCACCGCGGACGAGGCGCACGGGTTGACCGACCGCCTGTTCGACTACCTGACGCGCGAGCGCGACCTGCGCGGCTTCGACGCCGCCCACGGCTGGATGCACGCCGTGGCGCACACCTCGGACGCGTTCAAGTTCCTAGCGCGCGGCCGGTACTGGCGCCGTGCGGATCTGCCGCGCCTCCTCTCCCTCGTGTCGGCGAAGACCGCGGAGGCGGAGGGCGTCTTCCAGTGGGGTGAGCCGCAGCGGATGGCGTTCGCGATCCAGGCGGCCGTGCGGCGCGAGGATGCCGACACGGCCGCCGTCGAGCAGTGGATCGACGGCCTTCAGAAGGACTTCGACGCGCTGTGGGCGAATGGCCCGGTCGTGGTCCCGCGCGACTTCGCGCGCGTGGAGAATCGGCTCCAGGTGCTGCGCGGTCTCCATGCGGCGCTCTCGATGGACGCGTCACCGACGCCGCAGGGCGAGGCCGTGCGACAGGCGTCGATCATGGCGCTGTCGCGAATGCGTTAG
- a CDS encoding fibronectin type III domain-containing protein, translating to MTALAGGASAQDRLFAEVELGAIGRFGQAIGSGAPGQYLWTGGGRFAVSIAARTSYDTRTGQTVVLSATAFGAIVVPDPVRPRLFVTRTDGVDGLWSIDVSTGARTLVDAGPVATLSECVFAASSDELFCLDAAAITARTMFRVTPAGRQTVFSGWILAPILVSGPPSHQLGWVVTADGAFAYFRRCDAPLPGFPDFCGQAVIVRLDLQTLATLTLASTATAEALQWDESNERLLMYTGTGIRVLTKDLVELGEATIAGQCHDVAISPHTGRLYLKVEYTYFGLWWSELTGFDAATYRLLAPGVLRTGPAPSPGPCAGLLVLTAPGPPRDVRAAITGSAVSLAWTNIGGASAFILEAGVAPGRTDVTLYLGADPRVTIPNVPPGTYYLRVRGGNEFGGGRPSQEIQVVVP from the coding sequence ATGACCGCCCTGGCGGGGGGCGCGTCCGCCCAAGATCGCCTGTTCGCGGAAGTCGAGCTCGGCGCCATCGGCCGCTTCGGCCAGGCGATCGGATCTGGCGCGCCTGGCCAGTACCTGTGGACCGGCGGCGGCCGGTTTGCCGTGTCGATCGCCGCGCGGACGTCCTACGACACTCGCACCGGCCAAACGGTGGTCCTCTCGGCCACGGCCTTTGGCGCGATCGTGGTGCCCGACCCGGTGCGTCCGCGTCTCTTCGTCACGCGGACCGACGGCGTGGACGGCCTGTGGAGCATCGACGTCTCGACCGGGGCGCGTACGCTCGTGGACGCGGGCCCCGTCGCCACGCTCAGCGAGTGCGTCTTCGCCGCGTCGTCGGACGAGCTCTTTTGCCTGGACGCTGCCGCGATCACGGCGCGGACGATGTTTCGGGTGACGCCGGCCGGCCGTCAGACCGTTTTCAGCGGGTGGATCCTGGCCCCCATCCTCGTCTCCGGCCCTCCATCGCACCAACTGGGATGGGTCGTGACCGCCGACGGGGCCTTCGCGTACTTCCGTCGCTGTGACGCACCGCTGCCGGGTTTTCCGGACTTCTGTGGGCAGGCCGTCATCGTGCGGCTCGACTTGCAGACGCTGGCGACGCTGACGCTCGCGAGCACCGCAACCGCCGAGGCACTGCAGTGGGACGAGTCGAACGAGCGGCTGCTGATGTACACAGGCACCGGGATCCGCGTGCTGACGAAGGATCTCGTCGAGCTCGGCGAGGCCACCATTGCCGGGCAATGCCATGACGTCGCCATCAGCCCGCATACCGGCCGTCTCTATCTCAAGGTCGAATACACGTACTTCGGGTTGTGGTGGTCCGAACTGACGGGATTCGATGCCGCGACCTATCGCCTGCTCGCGCCGGGCGTCTTGCGGACGGGCCCGGCACCGAGCCCGGGACCCTGTGCCGGACTGCTCGTGCTGACGGCGCCTGGGCCGCCTCGCGACGTGCGCGCCGCCATCACCGGATCCGCCGTGTCGCTCGCCTGGACCAACATCGGCGGCGCGTCGGCGTTCATTCTCGAAGCGGGCGTGGCGCCCGGGCGCACCGATGTCACGCTCTACCTCGGGGCCGATCCGCGCGTCACGATCCCCAACGTGCCGCCGGGCACGTATTACCTGCGCGTGCGCGGCGGCAACGAGTTCGGGGGCGGGCGGCCGTCACAAGAGATCCAGGTCGTCGTCCCGTAG
- a CDS encoding DUF6311 domain-containing protein, with amino-acid sequence MLRSYVRPPRPPHSSLAGVVGAAIAGALFFAWVAGPRLLDPADVDWLMKGDWVPHYFGWHFFRHEPWGWPPGVVRGYYAPLGTSVGLTDSIPLAAYLLKPLDALLPFWFQYLGPWLLLCFALQGALVARLIGRASPSPWVQILGGMLAVLLPTLLVRVGHAALCAHWLVLWALLIATDRSERRLLWWRWSTIGLVAGMVQPYLAAMVLALLGATAVGGNDAPVGRRVTALASGTGAMLAGWWLSGLFILGGDRSLSEGGLGYFSMNLLSFVNPSGWSRWMPDLPFASPGQTYEGFHYLGLGVLALAVVAVVLAVATRGRGDGPAASTPSPLVLGVCLAMAAFALSPTVTLGSRVIVDLNGPWSAPLAMFRSSGRFVWPLTYVGLVWAVVTVARRLPPRPAVAVLAGAVALQFADLHAAHVQRHDSARDPAFHDWTRRFTSDRWNAIAPEYADLVLVPPPQCGASPIPYEPAVRLAATYGLTVNAGVVARADTAARARYCADADADIDAVRLRDDALYVVSESAAAILARQGGDRVACGRIDTVWICTTAAAHLRWPAAASFDEPAAP; translated from the coding sequence GTGCTCCGATCGTACGTTCGTCCGCCGCGGCCGCCGCACTCGTCGCTGGCCGGCGTCGTCGGCGCCGCGATCGCCGGCGCGCTGTTCTTCGCGTGGGTGGCCGGACCGCGCCTGCTCGATCCGGCCGACGTGGACTGGCTGATGAAGGGCGACTGGGTGCCGCACTACTTCGGCTGGCACTTCTTCCGGCACGAACCGTGGGGCTGGCCGCCCGGCGTGGTGCGCGGCTACTACGCGCCGCTCGGGACGTCGGTCGGCCTCACCGATTCGATCCCGCTCGCCGCCTACCTGCTGAAGCCGCTCGACGCCCTGCTGCCCTTCTGGTTCCAGTATCTCGGACCGTGGCTGCTGCTGTGCTTCGCGCTGCAGGGCGCGCTCGTGGCCCGCCTCATCGGCCGTGCCTCGCCGTCGCCGTGGGTGCAGATCCTGGGCGGCATGCTCGCGGTGCTGCTGCCGACGCTCCTCGTGCGCGTCGGGCACGCGGCGCTGTGCGCGCACTGGCTCGTGCTGTGGGCGCTCCTCATCGCCACGGACCGCTCCGAGCGCCGGCTCCTGTGGTGGCGGTGGTCCACAATCGGGCTCGTCGCCGGCATGGTGCAGCCCTACCTGGCCGCGATGGTCCTCGCGCTGCTCGGCGCCACCGCCGTGGGCGGGAACGACGCGCCCGTCGGCCGCCGCGTGACGGCCCTGGCGTCGGGGACCGGGGCGATGCTCGCGGGGTGGTGGCTCTCCGGGCTGTTCATCCTGGGCGGCGACCGGTCCCTGTCGGAAGGCGGCCTCGGCTACTTCTCGATGAACCTCCTCTCGTTCGTGAACCCGAGCGGATGGTCTCGGTGGATGCCGGACCTGCCGTTCGCGTCGCCCGGTCAGACCTACGAGGGCTTCCATTACCTGGGCCTCGGCGTACTGGCGTTGGCCGTGGTGGCCGTGGTCCTGGCGGTGGCCACGCGCGGGCGCGGGGACGGACCGGCGGCCTCCACCCCGTCGCCGCTGGTGCTCGGCGTGTGTCTCGCGATGGCGGCGTTCGCGCTCAGCCCGACCGTGACGCTGGGCTCGCGCGTGATCGTGGATCTCAACGGGCCCTGGAGCGCGCCGCTGGCGATGTTCCGGTCGTCGGGCCGCTTCGTGTGGCCGCTCACCTACGTGGGACTCGTATGGGCCGTCGTCACCGTGGCGCGGCGCCTGCCCCCGCGCCCCGCCGTCGCGGTGCTGGCCGGCGCCGTCGCGCTCCAGTTCGCCGACCTGCACGCCGCGCACGTCCAGCGTCACGACAGCGCCCGCGACCCGGCGTTCCACGACTGGACGCGGCGCTTCACCTCCGATCGCTGGAACGCGATCGCGCCAGAGTACGCCGACCTGGTCCTCGTGCCTCCTCCGCAGTGCGGGGCCTCGCCCATTCCCTATGAACCGGCGGTGCGCCTGGCCGCCACCTACGGGCTGACCGTGAACGCGGGCGTCGTGGCTCGCGCCGACACGGCGGCCCGCGCGCGCTATTGCGCCGACGCCGATGCCGACATCGACGCCGTCCGCCTGCGGGACGACGCGCTCTACGTGGTGAGCGAGAGTGCGGCCGCGATCCTCGCCCGGCAGGGCGGCGATCGCGTGGCGTGCGGACGGATCGACACGGTGTGGATCTGCACGACCGCGGCGGCCCATCTGCGCTGGCCCGCCGCCGCGAGCTTCGACGAGCCCGCGGCGCCGTGA
- a CDS encoding alpha/beta hydrolase-fold protein yields MPRRAIVTLVFAVLAGSGLAALAARPAASQAGAFRVEVSYPPAAGRAPLDGRLVLILSTRTDGEPRFHVSDGPAGQPTFGLDVEHWAAGAPAVFDSSTLGFPVDRLSAVPKGTYRVQALLHRYETFHRADGHTVTMPMDRGEGQQWNQAPGNLYSTPREVTIDPAAGGTIRVSLDQVIPEIAPVPDTKYVKHERIQSALLTKFWGRPMHIGASVLLPEGWDTHPDAHYPLFIYHNHFAPTLTGWRETPPDANLEPDYSERFHLKGYNRIQQQYAYQLYKDWTGPNFPRAIVIEIQHATPFYDDSYAVNSANQGPYGDAIVQELIPYLEKKYRGLGQGWARFMYGGSTGGWEAMAAQVFYPDVFNGAYAACPDPIDFHAFTTIDIYGQKNAYWLDDTFKHTPRPAHRNYLGHVDSMVWEMNRMELVLGTKTRSGQQFDIWEAVFSPVGPDGYPARIFDKLTGAIDKTVAEYWREHYDLVHILRRDWDKGLGKKLEGKINIYVGDMDNYYLNDAVYLAEQFLETTRNPYFGGEIAYGDRAEHCWNGDPTRENAYSRLRYHQMYIPKAVERMTKTAPPGADLRSWRY; encoded by the coding sequence ATGCCGCGCAGGGCCATCGTCACGCTTGTATTCGCCGTATTGGCTGGGTCCGGACTGGCGGCGCTGGCGGCCCGACCCGCCGCCTCCCAGGCCGGCGCCTTCAGGGTCGAAGTCAGCTATCCGCCCGCGGCCGGCCGGGCGCCGCTGGACGGCCGCCTGGTGCTCATCCTCTCCACGCGCACCGACGGCGAGCCGCGCTTCCACGTCAGCGACGGCCCGGCGGGCCAGCCGACATTCGGTCTCGACGTGGAGCACTGGGCGGCCGGCGCGCCGGCCGTCTTCGACAGCTCGACGCTCGGGTTCCCGGTGGATCGGCTGTCGGCCGTGCCGAAGGGCACCTACCGCGTGCAGGCGCTGCTGCACCGCTACGAGACCTTCCATCGCGCCGACGGTCACACGGTGACGATGCCCATGGACCGGGGCGAGGGCCAGCAGTGGAACCAGGCGCCCGGCAACCTGTACTCCACGCCGCGCGAGGTGACGATCGACCCGGCGGCCGGCGGCACCATCCGCGTGTCGCTGGACCAGGTGATCCCCGAGATCGCGCCCGTGCCGGACACGAAGTACGTGAAGCACGAGCGCATCCAGAGCGCGCTGCTCACGAAGTTCTGGGGCCGGCCGATGCACATCGGCGCCAGCGTGCTCCTGCCGGAAGGCTGGGACACGCATCCCGACGCGCACTACCCGCTCTTCATCTACCACAACCACTTCGCGCCGACGCTCACGGGCTGGCGCGAGACGCCGCCCGACGCGAACCTCGAGCCGGACTACTCCGAGCGCTTCCACCTGAAGGGCTACAACCGAATCCAGCAGCAGTATGCGTATCAGCTCTACAAGGACTGGACCGGCCCGAACTTCCCGCGCGCCATCGTCATCGAGATCCAGCACGCCACGCCGTTCTACGACGACTCCTATGCCGTGAATTCGGCGAACCAGGGGCCGTACGGCGACGCCATCGTGCAGGAGCTGATCCCCTACCTCGAGAAGAAGTATCGCGGCCTCGGCCAGGGCTGGGCGCGCTTCATGTACGGCGGCTCCACGGGCGGCTGGGAGGCGATGGCGGCGCAGGTGTTCTATCCCGACGTCTTCAACGGCGCCTACGCCGCCTGCCCGGACCCCATCGACTTCCACGCGTTCACCACGATCGACATCTACGGCCAGAAGAACGCGTACTGGCTGGACGACACCTTCAAGCACACGCCCAGGCCCGCGCACCGGAACTACCTGGGCCACGTGGACTCGATGGTGTGGGAAATGAACCGCATGGAGCTGGTCCTGGGCACCAAGACGCGCTCGGGCCAGCAGTTCGACATCTGGGAGGCCGTGTTCAGCCCGGTCGGGCCCGACGGCTATCCGGCGCGCATCTTCGACAAGCTGACGGGCGCCATCGACAAGACGGTCGCCGAGTACTGGCGCGAGCACTACGACCTGGTCCACATCCTCCGTCGCGACTGGGACAAGGGACTCGGCAAGAAGCTCGAAGGCAAGATCAACATCTACGTCGGCGACATGGACAACTACTACCTGAACGACGCCGTGTATCTCGCCGAGCAGTTCCTGGAGACCACCCGGAACCCGTACTTCGGCGGCGAGATCGCCTACGGCGACCGGGCCGAGCATTGCTGGAACGGCGACCCGACGCGCGAGAACGCGTACTCACGCCTCCGCTACCACCAGATGTACATCCCGAAGGCGGTCGAGCGGATGACGAAGACGGCGCCGCCGGGCGCCGACCTCCGCAGCTGGCGGTACTGA
- a CDS encoding MmcQ/YjbR family DNA-binding protein gives MTLARFRTLCLSHPGATEHLQWEDDAVFKVGGKMFAVACTDRARYPDVPVCSFKCDDDAFAERLERDGVIPAPYLARAKWVALERWDALTDREIADAVAESYTLVTARLPKKVRDAIGQTATPARRAGTRGRVVR, from the coding sequence ATGACCCTTGCGCGATTCCGCACCCTGTGCCTGTCGCACCCCGGCGCCACCGAGCACCTGCAGTGGGAGGACGACGCCGTCTTCAAGGTGGGCGGCAAGATGTTCGCGGTGGCGTGCACGGACCGCGCGCGCTACCCCGACGTGCCCGTCTGCTCGTTCAAGTGCGACGACGACGCCTTCGCCGAGCGCCTCGAACGCGACGGCGTCATACCCGCACCTTATCTGGCGCGAGCGAAGTGGGTAGCCCTCGAACGGTGGGATGCGCTCACGGACCGCGAGATCGCCGACGCGGTGGCCGAGAGCTACACGCTGGTGACGGCCCGCCTGCCGAAGAAGGTGCGGGATGCGATCGGCCAGACGGCCACCCCAGCCCGGCGCGCAGGTACTCGCGGCCGTGTGGTCAGGTAG
- a CDS encoding sulfite oxidase, whose protein sequence is MPSNGPFALSRREWFALTTRLGVGGALVAGAPSGIEAQTLAGKDPRLTRLSVRPPDYETPVALLDSLLTPLDAFYVRCHMPMPAAADPAAWRLGIEGEVGAPATLSLADLRQMPASSLTVTLECAGNGRAFFDPPVPGIQWRKGAVGNAAWTGVRVADLLRRVNARVSATHLWVSGADRPMGTQPPFVRQVPMAKAMHPDTLVAWAMNDQPIPHAHGGPLRLIVPGWEGAYAIKWLTSIHVAATEHDGFWVATGYRYPTRRVVPGAAVDARDMAPLTGLSVKSLITRPLDGAVVAPGPVTVAGFAWAGETDVAQVEVSVDSGATWATARFAGPAVRYSWRRFEHTFAATRPEAYTILSRATDAKGNVQPVVPQWNPSGYLWNAPDQIRIEVKA, encoded by the coding sequence ATGCCTTCGAACGGTCCGTTCGCGTTGTCGCGCCGTGAGTGGTTTGCCTTGACGACCAGGCTGGGGGTCGGCGGGGCGCTCGTTGCCGGCGCGCCGTCCGGGATCGAGGCGCAGACCCTGGCCGGCAAGGACCCGCGCCTCACGCGCCTGTCGGTCCGGCCGCCCGACTACGAGACGCCGGTCGCCCTGCTCGACTCGCTGCTGACGCCCCTCGACGCCTTCTACGTGCGGTGCCACATGCCGATGCCGGCCGCCGCCGATCCGGCGGCGTGGCGCCTGGGCATCGAGGGCGAGGTCGGCGCGCCCGCCACGCTGTCGCTGGCCGACCTCCGGCAGATGCCGGCGTCGAGCCTGACCGTCACGCTCGAGTGCGCGGGCAACGGCCGCGCGTTCTTCGATCCGCCGGTGCCGGGCATCCAGTGGCGCAAGGGCGCCGTGGGCAACGCGGCGTGGACGGGCGTCCGGGTGGCGGACCTGCTCCGGCGCGTGAACGCACGCGTGAGTGCGACACACCTCTGGGTGTCGGGCGCCGATCGGCCCATGGGCACGCAGCCGCCCTTCGTGCGGCAGGTGCCGATGGCAAAGGCGATGCATCCCGATACGCTCGTCGCGTGGGCCATGAACGACCAGCCGATTCCGCACGCGCACGGCGGGCCGCTCCGGCTCATCGTGCCGGGCTGGGAGGGCGCGTACGCCATCAAGTGGTTGACCTCGATCCACGTGGCGGCCACCGAGCACGACGGCTTCTGGGTCGCCACCGGCTACCGGTATCCCACGCGGCGCGTCGTCCCGGGCGCGGCCGTGGACGCCCGCGACATGGCGCCGCTCACGGGGCTGTCGGTGAAGTCCCTCATCACGCGACCGCTCGACGGGGCGGTCGTGGCCCCCGGCCCGGTGACGGTCGCGGGCTTCGCGTGGGCCGGGGAGACCGACGTCGCCCAGGTGGAGGTGTCGGTGGACAGCGGCGCCACGTGGGCGACGGCGCGGTTCGCCGGCCCGGCGGTCCGCTACTCCTGGCGGCGCTTCGAGCACACGTTCGCGGCGACGCGGCCGGAGGCCTACACGATCCTGTCGCGCGCGACCGACGCCAAGGGGAACGTGCAGCCGGTCGTGCCGCAGTGGAACCCGTCGGGGTACCTGTGGAACGCGCCGGACCAGATCCGGATCGAGGTGAAGGCGTGA
- a CDS encoding Rid family detoxifying hydrolase — protein MRRIPVVLAAGAFAAATFAAPAAAQAPAKKAFNGAVKPIGPYTPGVGVGNTVYLSGQIGIDPASGQIVQGGTEAEAKRVMENLNAVLKEAGLGFGNVVKSTIYMVDLAEFTKVNEIYGSYFPAGGVPPARSTVQVAALPRGARIEIDFVVVR, from the coding sequence ATGCGTCGAATTCCTGTAGTGCTGGCCGCGGGTGCCTTCGCGGCTGCGACGTTCGCGGCGCCGGCCGCCGCCCAGGCGCCGGCCAAGAAGGCCTTCAACGGCGCCGTCAAGCCCATCGGTCCCTACACGCCCGGCGTCGGTGTGGGCAACACCGTGTACCTGTCCGGGCAGATCGGGATCGATCCCGCCAGCGGCCAGATCGTGCAGGGTGGGACCGAGGCCGAGGCGAAGCGCGTGATGGAGAACTTGAACGCCGTTCTGAAGGAGGCCGGCCTCGGCTTCGGCAACGTGGTGAAGTCCACCATCTACATGGTGGACCTGGCCGAGTTCACCAAGGTGAACGAGATCTACGGCTCGTACTTCCCGGCGGGCGGCGTGCCGCCGGCGCGTTCCACGGTGCAGGTGGCGGCGCTGCCGCGCGGCGCGCGCATCGAAATCGACTTCGTCGTCGTGCGCTGA
- a CDS encoding DUF1295 domain-containing protein, whose amino-acid sequence MGPALTVWAALVAAFTLLWAISLPLANASIVDVFWGPAFVLAWAVYAAQGAAGPRAAAVGALVALWALRLAWHIGRRNLGHGEDPRYAAWRRQHGAAWWWFSWVKVFLLQATVAWVVSWPLGAAVADARPFPAATDLAGGALALAGLAVEALADLQLRRFKRRAPSHAVCDVGLWRYSRHPNYFGEAVVWWGLWVVAAGGPGGWMAIVSPVLMTWLLLRVSGVALLEQGLGQSKPGYADYVRRTSAFVPWPPRE is encoded by the coding sequence GTGGGGCCGGCGCTGACCGTGTGGGCCGCGCTCGTCGCGGCCTTCACGCTCCTCTGGGCGATCTCCCTGCCGCTCGCCAACGCGAGCATCGTCGACGTGTTCTGGGGCCCGGCCTTCGTGCTGGCCTGGGCCGTCTACGCCGCCCAGGGCGCGGCGGGGCCGCGTGCCGCCGCCGTCGGGGCACTGGTGGCGCTCTGGGCCCTGCGCCTGGCCTGGCACATCGGCCGCCGGAACCTCGGACACGGCGAGGACCCGCGCTACGCCGCCTGGCGGCGTCAGCACGGCGCGGCGTGGTGGTGGTTCAGCTGGGTGAAGGTGTTCCTGCTGCAGGCGACCGTGGCGTGGGTGGTGTCGTGGCCGCTCGGCGCGGCCGTGGCCGACGCCCGGCCCTTCCCTGCCGCGACCGACCTGGCGGGCGGCGCACTGGCGCTCGCGGGCCTGGCCGTCGAGGCCCTGGCCGACCTACAGCTCCGGCGCTTCAAGCGGCGCGCGCCCAGCCACGCCGTCTGCGACGTCGGCCTGTGGCGCTACTCGCGACACCCGAACTACTTCGGGGAAGCCGTGGTGTGGTGGGGCCTCTGGGTCGTCGCGGCGGGCGGCCCCGGCGGGTGGATGGCGATCGTGAGTCCCGTGCTCATGACGTGGCTGCTCCTGCGCGTCTCCGGCGTGGCCCTCCTCGAGCAGGGGCTGGGGCAGTCGAAGCCGGGGTACGCCGACTACGTGCGGCGCACGTCCGCCTTCGTGCCCTGGCCTCCGCGGGAGTAG